In Thermoplasmata archaeon, the following are encoded in one genomic region:
- a CDS encoding acyl-CoA dehydratase activase, whose product MPAQGSFFAGVDAGSTYTKAALVDGDGKLVATAIDMTGVNILAAAKKVYADLLAKVGIGDGDVAFAVGTGYGRYKITFGKAQITEIACHARGAHLLFPGTRTVLDMGGQDTKAIRIDERGDVTDFCMNDKCAAGTGRFIEGSARA is encoded by the coding sequence ATGCCCGCCCAAGGCTCGTTCTTCGCGGGGGTCGACGCCGGCTCGACGTACACGAAGGCCGCGCTCGTGGACGGCGACGGGAAGCTCGTCGCGACGGCGATTGACATGACGGGCGTGAACATCCTGGCCGCGGCAAAGAAGGTCTACGCCGATCTCCTTGCGAAGGTCGGCATCGGTGACGGGGACGTCGCCTTCGCCGTCGGCACGGGCTACGGCCGGTACAAGATCACGTTCGGGAAGGCTCAGATCACGGAGATCGCCTGCCATGCCCGGGGGGCCCACCTTCTGTTCCCGGGAACGCGGACGGTCCTGGACATGGGCGGGCAGGACACGAAGGCCATCCGGATTGACGAGCGCGGGGACGTGACCGACTTCTGCATGAACGACAAGTGTGCCGCGGGGACCGGGCGGTTCATCGAAGGGTCCGCAAGGGCT